The genome window TTGGTAATCCATTAAATTTCTAAACAACATCaacatagaatttaaataaataaataaaatcctatAATCAGATGTTCAGAGTCAGACTCGGATGGTGGCAAGAAATGATGTCACCCTCAGCCCCACAAATCCTTCTTTCTTAAGTAATAGTATTACCCTTAACCCGCACAAACCCCTGCACCTATGGAATCCAAGTCTCCACTTTTAAACAGAGTATTATTGGCTACAAGATCATTGGTAAAAGAATGATATTTGGACATTCGCACGTCAATGTTCAAGAAAATACTCTAAACTTCAACTAGAAAATGAACTTTTAGGAACAAAAGCATCCAAATTTAGTTTTGACTACTGAAGCGctttttcctccaaaaaaaaaaaaaaagactactgAAGTGCTTTGGGAGAATATAAATCCTGTCTCATATATTAGCATTCAAGTACAAGTTATAGGGATCATAGATATGGAAGTGttgtattctcaaaaaaaaaaaaaaaagatacgaAGTGTTCATAACAGTTATTTTACTTGGATTGAAGCTGATAGTTTGTATTAGAGATGAAGTGATAGGAATCATATAAGTGATTCTCATATACAAATAATAAACATTATACGTATAAAGATGTACATTATTTTGACCATCCTAATGAAATGAGTAAAAGAATGGGAAACATAAGAGAAAAGAGCTGAAACAAGCTGTAgagtttatctttttttttttttgaaaagaattgTAGAGTATATCTAGCTTCTGATTTTGTAACATCTGaaacacaaaatgaaaaagcaAAGCACTCTATACCCAATGATGAAACCCAACATCACAGCTAAATTGCTCCATTTCTGTGACTCTTTCAGATCTCGCTGTCTTAGGAACCCATTTCCATACAAATTGCATTGTCCTTCCACAAATTGTATGCACTTAGTCCTCCCTTGCTCTCCTCCATACTCATTTATCATAAAACACTCAAAAGGGTACTTGAACAAACTCAAGTAATGCATGAAAATCCAATAACTAGGTATGTTTTCCTTTGATATGAAATACccagaaaagagaaagaaagagccCATTAGCCCTGAAATCACTGAGTTACCCATGATGAAGTTTGGCACTAGAGCACTGAAACACGCTACAAAAGAATTGGACATTAATAGAACCATCCAAACCACCATAgaaaagtaaaggaatccaTTAAAGTCCTTCTTTAAACCAACTAGCCAATAAACTGGGGTTGTGTAGAGAAGACCAACCattaaaaggaaaggaagaaagaCAAGGGTGTTCGCTATAATGTAAGAAGATACTCTATAAGCTCCTCTTGAAATCTCATTCATCAAAATTCTTCGCTCTTGCAAGAAAATTGGTAGGCCTTCTGTTGTGGAAGATAGCAAGAAGGTGAGACTGAAGGCGAAAAACCCAATTCGGGTTTGTAAGGCCACTTCCCCTTGTTCTCTGCCTGCATTCATGAAAATGGTCCCCAGTACTAAACCGGCCACCAAAGCTTGTATGACTCTTGTGGCAAAGAGTTGCGTGGTTCTGAATATGTTGTTGCAAAATCTTTGTCCTAATATCAAAACCTCCTCAAGTCGAGAATTTGGGTAGAAGAGAAGGTTTCCTTCTCCATTAATGTTGGGGTAGGCAACATTCCTCATTTTAAGAACTTCATCTTTATGTTCTTCAATATTACTTTGGTCAATGAGAGTTTCTGAAGTTTGAATAACCAAGCTTTCTATGACATCAATAGCAAACTCAAGCACATTGACGTGTGGGGGAATGCCATGACTAGCCAACTTAAGCCTCTCCTCAAGAAGATCCAGCGATCCGTTATGCATGACAAATCCATTTGAAAGCAAAACAATGCGATCAAACAACTCGAGGATTCGAAAACCAGGTTGGTGGATGGTTAAAACAATTGTCTTACCCTGATTTACCACCATTGCTCTAAGCAATGAGAGCACATGAAGAGCTGAGGCTGAATCCAACCCTGAAGTTGGTTCATCGATCAAAATAACAGCCGGATCATGAACTAAATCAACTCCAATCGAAACTCTACGCCTTTCCCCACCTGAAATGCCTCGATTTGATTTTCCGCCAATCCTGGAACCTGCAACATGATCCAACCCAAGCTCCTTCATTAGCTCTTTGACTCTAATGGCAGCCTCACCTCTCCCACCCCTTAGCCTTAGCAGAGCACTATACATGAGTGTTTCTTCTACTGTAAGTAATGGAAACAAAGCATCATCTTGGGTGACATATCCCGATATTCTCCGAAAAATTTTAGCTTCGATAGGCCAATCATTCACCAATACCTGACCTGAAACTTTCCTTGGTGATATCTTTCCGGCTAGAATCTCTAGCAGTGTGGTTTTTCCAGCTCCACTAGGACCAGCAATTGCTGTGATCTCTCCAGGCCTAGCTTCACAATTTACACCCTTCAAAATGAACTTATTAGGGGCTCTCTTTGGAGTTTCAAAACCACACACCCAATTTAGTTCATCAAAGAGGCCACATAATTTGTAGGACACATTTTTGGTTTCTATTCTATATGGGATTCTCCGGCCACCGGAAACTGGCAACTCCATTGAGAGAGACAAAGGggagtgagagaaagaaagtgtAAAATGTGATATGTTAAGATGTGATATGTTAAGATGGGATATGTGAAGAAGAGGAGATGAACTAACACACCAAACTAGTTGTGGTTGTTGCAAACGTACAAATTAAAAAGCAGGAGAAGCCAATATAGATATTTGGCATGCTTGCTTTGAGCTTAAACAGCTCTTTGGGATGGGCTTGCCTTGATTTTGCAAACTAATGGGACTTTTGGTGGGGTTTGGAAAGTTGGGGGGTGCTTCAAGAAAACTAAAGGAGGAAGGAAAATGGGGTTACTTGGAATGGAAAGCTTTTCCAGGTGAACCTAATATTGACTGAGCAGGGTTGGTGTTGGTTGCCTCACCATCTTCCCTACTCTTAAAACTCACAGCTCAGCAGTTAATTAGGTTGGAAACCGATAAGATGACCTATATGCATAGGAAACTTGTGTGCTCCAAACTCCAAAGCTCAAAATGGTATAGttgtttttattacttctaTGGAAAAGTGCTATCAAGGATCATGATAATCTGACATTATAATATTATGGAACTCGATAAgtaagttgatttttttattaatatgataaAGCTTAGAAGAAGAATGTTTgggtccatatatatatatataatataatatatttaagaaaTCGTATTATAATATTCAAAGTTAAGCAAGTTGACTTTTACCAAAATTTATGTACTTCCAAACTCATGGATTTAAATCTTGTACTAATACATGGTTGCTTAATTGAAACTTGGAAAACTTTCACCTAAAGAAGTTGATCATCTGCCTTGTATTTTCATGTTTCAACCAAACCTTCCTTTAACTGGAGTGCGTCAAAATTACGAACCATAGAAGTAGTTTTGCTTAGCCCCAGGAGTAGGTATCCTCATTTTATAGTTTACTATCcaacatcaattaatttttagtgtAAACATAGTAAAATTCAAACTTAAATCTCTTTAACCATTAATGATTTTACCAATTTAACTAATCCTACAACAATCGTATTTTTAGATAAAGAGTAGTTGATTAGATATTAATAAGTCTGTTATAAACATGTTCGGCCTTATCAAAGGCCAACAAATGTTCCACCACATCTGGTAGTTCAACAAAAGATGCATAACGAGACACTAAAGTAATTCCTAGATTTGCAAGAGCGTATGTACAATCATTTGCTTCGTGGTATGCATGCTTAATCTACGtagcaaatatatatacacacacatgttgGGAATGGTTTGATAGAGGTTCTAGTAGTCGGTCAATAAAGGTTCCATAATAGCATTGGATGGGGAATTAAGTATAAGTTCAACCACAACACAGAGTCAAGTTCAACAATTAAGTTTACAATTCCAAAGCTTTGGCAAAATAttcagttttgggtttttcaaagACATGTAGGCTCTGTTtgagattttcttattttattgaaattgaaaactttttactaaaagtactgtatataaaagtaaaagttagctaaaatagtacagtatgacctatgaatagtactaaaaagtgtagtgaggctcatgaataatagcaaaaataagttatccAAACAAACATGTGGTTGGAGTTTGCAAAggtgattcttttttcttttagaatcgGGTTTGCAAAGTGAATTGTGTAGAATTtacaatttagtttttttttttttaaaaaaaaattaaaaacttaagaatgatttggaaaattGTGGAGGCTCCAAGGTTTAAGTAGCACAACATGAGGAAGCCAACTAATGGTCAAATGTCTTCAATCTTATAGTATTTATAGATAGATATTGGATGCATTTGGTTGGAGTGAAAATAAGGAGGATGAAAAATAGGGGTGAgaaaataaaagtgattttGGGTGAGaggggtgtttggttggggtgatttTGTGGGAGAGAAAATGGTGGGCCTCGATTGTTTTCTCTGCAAGCCCACCACTTTTCAAtccccccaaattggagagaaaatggagagGAGAAAAGGTTGGATGAAAATTACACATCTAATCCTTCTCCTCCCCAAAACTAAAATCAacgttgactttttttttttctttcttttaatggGTTCTTTGTTGAATGCTTTggctattttattttattccaaaacaaaactttttttcctttataaaatatttatataaaaaagttatgtaaTAGGAGcatgagagtaaatttatacaaattctatttttttattcagaGAAATTATACTTTATCACCCTAAATTATACCTcgtgttacactttgcaccctaaacttttcGAATGCACGTtatgcaccctaaactatgactTTGGTTACACTTTGCACTTTACCGTTAAGTTTACTGTTAACTTCgatgaaaattcaaagtttagggtgcaaagtgtaataaaGAGTATACTTTAGGATGATAAAG of Quercus lobata isolate SW786 chromosome 8, ValleyOak3.0 Primary Assembly, whole genome shotgun sequence contains these proteins:
- the LOC115957970 gene encoding ABC transporter G family member 10 isoform X2: MELPVSGGRRIPYRIETKNVSYKLCGLFDELNWVCGFETPKRAPNKFILKGVNCEARPGEITAIAGPSGAGKTTLLEILAGKISPRKVSGSRIGGKSNRGISGGERRRVSIGVDLVHDPAVILIDEPTSGLDSASALHVLSLLRAMVVNQGKTIVLTIHQPGFRILELFDRIVLLSNGFVMHNGSLDLLEERLKLASHGIPPHVNVLEFAIDVIESLVIQTSETLIDQSNIEEHKDEVLKMRNVAYPNINGEGNLLFYPNSRLEEVLILGQRFCNNIFRTTQLFATRVIQALVAGLVLGTIFMNAGREQGEVALQTRIGFFAFSLTFLLSSTTEGLPIFLQERRILMNEISRGAYRVSSYIIANTLVFLPFLLMVGLLYTTPVYWLVGLKKDFNGFLYFSMVVWMVLLMSNSFVACFSALVPNFIMGNSVISGLMGSFFLFSGYFISKENIPSYWIFMHYLSLFKYPFECFMINEYGGEQGRTKCIQFVEGQCNLYGNGFLRQRDLKESQKWSNLAVMLGFIIGYRVLCFFILCFRCYKIRS
- the LOC115957970 gene encoding ABC transporter G family member 10 isoform X1, whose protein sequence is MELPVSGGRRIPYRIETKNVSYKLCGLFDELNWVCGFETPKRAPNKFILKGVNCEARPGEITAIAGPSGAGKTTLLEILAGKISPRKVSGQVLVNDWPIEAKIFRRISGYVTQDDALFPLLTVEETLMYSALLRLRGGRGEAAIRVKELMKELGLDHVAGSRIGGKSNRGISGGERRRVSIGVDLVHDPAVILIDEPTSGLDSASALHVLSLLRAMVVNQGKTIVLTIHQPGFRILELFDRIVLLSNGFVMHNGSLDLLEERLKLASHGIPPHVNVLEFAIDVIESLVIQTSETLIDQSNIEEHKDEVLKMRNVAYPNINGEGNLLFYPNSRLEEVLILGQRFCNNIFRTTQLFATRVIQALVAGLVLGTIFMNAGREQGEVALQTRIGFFAFSLTFLLSSTTEGLPIFLQERRILMNEISRGAYRVSSYIIANTLVFLPFLLMVGLLYTTPVYWLVGLKKDFNGFLYFSMVVWMVLLMSNSFVACFSALVPNFIMGNSVISGLMGSFFLFSGYFISKENIPSYWIFMHYLSLFKYPFECFMINEYGGEQGRTKCIQFVEGQCNLYGNGFLRQRDLKESQKWSNLAVMLGFIIGYRVLCFFILCFRCYKIRS